One genomic segment of Myxosarcina sp. GI1 includes these proteins:
- a CDS encoding RNA-guided endonuclease TnpB family protein — protein sequence MFYGCQQDRLKLDSFEQRVVEYLCRQANSLTNCAIYALKRAARQSGQVDYNYYDLDKHLKQNKHYKCLFSQVAQQTLMSVCESFKSHYEVIQLWYRGELEDKPKMPRYRKSGGMSGFTYPAQHLRLNETIETGLIRLPLGAEIGKLEGIKEIYIPAPKNIHPEKIKEVRIFPRNRCFYVEWVYQRKEKQYQLEFKKALGIDPGVKNWLTCVSTTGDSFIIDGKRPNFWNRTLNREVAKHNKGQSGDCRLSPSGERRCAPRAWSKKLALMTEKRNRRLSDYINKIARTIANYCIDSGIGTVVMGWNQGIKQKANLGKRNNQNFYQLPTAKLKERLKVVLTEIGVNFVEVNEAYTSKASFFDGDFIPKYGEKPDNWKSSGKRIATKLFRTAKGWLVNADAQASANILKVASIPSVNLDEITRGSVTCPTRLNLYPTVSV from the coding sequence ATGTTTTACGGTTGTCAACAAGACAGATTAAAGCTAGATAGTTTTGAGCAACGGGTAGTCGAATACCTGTGCCGTCAGGCTAACAGTCTTACTAATTGTGCTATCTATGCTCTTAAACGTGCTGCCAGACAATCTGGTCAAGTTGATTACAACTATTACGATTTGGACAAGCATCTGAAGCAAAATAAACATTACAAGTGTTTGTTTTCTCAGGTAGCACAACAAACTTTGATGTCTGTATGCGAATCTTTCAAGTCTCATTACGAAGTAATACAACTCTGGTATCGAGGCGAATTAGAAGATAAGCCAAAAATGCCTAGATATCGCAAATCAGGTGGGATGTCTGGATTCACCTATCCAGCGCAGCATCTAAGATTAAATGAAACTATTGAAACTGGGTTAATCAGACTTCCTTTGGGTGCTGAGATTGGTAAGTTAGAGGGGATAAAAGAAATCTATATTCCTGCTCCCAAAAACATTCACCCTGAAAAAATCAAGGAGGTAAGAATATTTCCTAGAAACCGATGTTTTTACGTCGAATGGGTATATCAAAGAAAAGAAAAACAGTATCAATTAGAATTTAAAAAAGCGTTAGGTATTGACCCAGGAGTCAAGAATTGGCTTACCTGCGTTTCTACTACTGGTGATTCATTCATCATTGATGGTAAAAGACCTAACTTTTGGAATCGTACTCTTAATCGTGAGGTAGCCAAGCACAATAAGGGGCAATCTGGAGATTGCCGACTTTCGCCATCAGGCGAAAGGCGATGCGCTCCACGCGCATGGAGTAAAAAACTTGCTTTAATGACTGAAAAGCGCAATCGCAGACTTTCTGATTACATCAACAAAATAGCTCGTACTATAGCTAATTACTGTATCGACAGTGGCATTGGAACAGTTGTAATGGGATGGAATCAAGGCATTAAGCAGAAAGCTAATCTAGGCAAACGTAATAACCAGAACTTCTATCAATTGCCTACTGCCAAATTAAAGGAACGGTTAAAAGTAGTGCTTACTGAAATCGGAGTCAATTTTGTAGAAGTCAACGAAGCTTACACTAGCAAAGCGTCGTTTTTTGATGGAGACTTCATTCCCAAATACGGAGAAAAACCAGATAATTGGAAGTCTTCAGGTAAAAGAATAGCTACTAAACTTTTCCGTACCGCTAAAGGTTGGCTCGTAAATGCAGATGCTCAGGCGAGTGCCAACATCCTAAAAGTGGCATCAATCCCAAGTGTAAACTTGGATGAGATAACCAGGGGCAGTGTGACCTGCCCTACTAGGCTAAACTTGTACCCAACAGTATCAGTTTAG
- a CDS encoding thermonuclease family protein — protein MKTLIFICASLLISNLISTPIIASPIIENAKVVSIGDGDTIRIEKNSEVIAIRLGCIDASELAQNPYGNEAKARLQQLLPIGQTVSYRAIDTDRYNRTVAEVYRQNQSINLTMIKEGHAVVYHQYLDGCKSTKDSYLAAENNAKQKRLNFWSASELVMPWDFRKGRRSSSQPTANQNNGSNCDASYPDVCIPNYPPDLNCGDISFRRFKVVGNDPHNFDRDRDGIGCESN, from the coding sequence ATGAAAACACTAATTTTCATCTGTGCCTCACTTTTAATTTCCAACTTAATTTCTACGCCTATAATTGCTAGCCCGATAATAGAAAACGCCAAAGTTGTTAGCATTGGTGACGGAGATACCATTCGCATCGAGAAAAATTCGGAAGTTATTGCCATCAGATTGGGATGTATTGATGCTAGCGAGCTAGCCCAAAACCCTTATGGCAACGAAGCTAAAGCTCGTTTACAACAACTATTGCCTATCGGACAAACCGTAAGTTACCGAGCGATCGATACCGATCGCTATAACAGAACTGTAGCTGAAGTCTATCGGCAAAACCAGTCAATTAATTTAACTATGATTAAAGAAGGTCATGCTGTTGTTTATCATCAATATTTGGACGGTTGCAAGTCAACTAAAGATTCTTACCTAGCTGCTGAAAATAATGCCAAGCAGAAACGACTTAACTTCTGGAGTGCTTCGGAATTAGTTATGCCTTGGGACTTCAGAAAAGGCAGACGCAGTTCCAGCCAACCAACAGCTAATCAAAATAATGGTAGTAATTGCGATGCCAGCTACCCAGATGTCTGTATCCCAAACTATCCGCCAGATTTAAACTGCGGTGATATCAGCTTTCGACGCTTCAAGGTAGTAGGCAACGATCCTCATAACTTCGATCGCGACCGCGACGGAATTGGTTGCGAATCTAATTGA
- the tnpA gene encoding IS200/IS605 family transposase: MNQDALQCRSEASDPRLTTTSKALPYASTRHCKYQSGHHFVWIPFKRRKIFKNDEIITATKKYIVEAIENNDMTLIAIEVDKTLMDHVHVFVSIPPRISASQAVNIMKGYSSRHLRKEFDWLKKLHDKPKLWASSYYWGTTGNVSAQAVKRYIEECQG; this comes from the coding sequence ATGAATCAAGATGCCTTGCAATGCAGAAGCGAAGCTTCAGATCCTCGTCTAACGACGACTAGTAAGGCTTTGCCTTACGCATCAACGCGACATTGTAAATATCAATCTGGACATCATTTTGTTTGGATTCCTTTCAAACGCCGAAAGATATTTAAGAATGATGAGATTATTACTGCTACTAAAAAATATATAGTTGAAGCCATAGAAAACAATGACATGACTTTAATTGCCATAGAAGTAGACAAAACACTCATGGATCATGTCCATGTATTTGTTTCCATTCCCCCCAGAATATCAGCATCTCAAGCAGTAAATATCATGAAAGGATATAGTTCGAGGCATTTAAGAAAAGAATTCGACTGGCTTAAAAAATTACATGACAAACCTAAGCTTTGGGCAAGTTCTTATTATTGGGGAACAACAGGAAATGTATCTGCTCAAGCAGTCAAACGATATATTGAAGAGTGTCAGGGATGA
- a CDS encoding DUF262 domain-containing protein — protein MPMPKYSVNQHPVQTLLSWISSGEIAIPEIQRPFVWNSSQVRDLIDSLYQGYPVGYLIAWRNPTVKLKDGTSSSGKRILIDGQQRVTALMAAVLGKYVINKDYRKIHITIAFQPQERKFEVSNTAISKDKSWIVDIARVFAHDFKTIKFVYDYCQKNENADQDKIFESIELLKGIANNHIGLIELNSDLDIETITEIFIRINSQGKSLSQADFAMSKIAANETYEGNLLRKCIDYFCHLAVAPEFYQQLAEIDVDFXDTEYFQKMSWLKSFNDSLYAPSYTDMLRVAFTSEFKRGRLEDLVALLSGRNFETRSYEEEIAESSFKMLEKGIFNFMNETNFKRFIMIIRSSGFIISSMIRSKNALNFSYIVYLVLKAQKIDSSLIESYVRKWFVMSILTGRYSGSPESTFDLDIKRINEFGFPEYLSKIESADLSEAFWNSSLPQQMNTSVASSPYFKVFLASQVKANDKGFLSKDITVSDLLLHKGDIHHIFPKKYLQKHGLTRGRYNQIANYVMMQSEINISIGDKPPSEYFLLLLEQTKDGATKFGGINNIEQMSHNFLRHCLPDGMETKTIDNYNNFLAERRKLMANKIKYYYFEL, from the coding sequence ATGCCCATGCCAAAATATTCAGTCAATCAACATCCTGTTCAAACATTACTTTCTTGGATTAGTTCAGGAGAAATTGCTATACCCGAAATTCAAAGACCGTTCGTCTGGAATAGCAGCCAAGTTCGCGACCTAATCGATTCTCTTTATCAAGGATATCCAGTAGGTTATCTGATTGCATGGCGTAATCCTACAGTTAAGTTAAAAGACGGAACTTCATCTAGTGGCAAAAGAATATTGATAGATGGGCAACAGCGTGTTACTGCTCTAATGGCTGCTGTTTTAGGAAAATATGTAATCAACAAAGACTACAGAAAAATACACATAACAATTGCTTTTCAGCCACAAGAAAGAAAATTTGAAGTTTCTAATACTGCTATCAGCAAAGACAAATCTTGGATTGTAGATATTGCCAGAGTTTTTGCTCATGATTTTAAAACTATCAAATTTGTCTATGATTATTGTCAAAAAAATGAAAATGCTGACCAAGACAAGATTTTTGAAAGTATCGAGCTATTAAAAGGGATAGCCAACAACCATATCGGTTTAATAGAACTTAATTCAGATTTAGATATTGAAACTATTACAGAAATATTTATACGTATTAACTCTCAAGGAAAGAGTTTAAGTCAAGCAGATTTTGCTATGTCCAAAATTGCTGCCAATGAAACTTATGAAGGTAATTTACTAAGAAAATGTATTGATTACTTTTGTCATCTGGCAGTTGCACCAGAATTTTACCAGCAACTAGCAGAAATAGATGTGGATTTTTYAGATACAGAATACTTTCAGAAAATGTCCTGGCTAAAATCCTTCAACGATAGTTTGTATGCTCCTTCATATACCGATATGTTGCGTGTAGCTTTTACTTCAGAGTTCAAGCGAGGAAGATTAGAAGATTTAGTAGCTTTACTCTCAGGTAGAAACTTTGAAACTAGAAGTTATGAAGAAGAAATAGCAGAATCATCTTTCAAGATGCTTGAGAAAGGCATTTTCAATTTTATGAATGAAACTAACTTCAAGCGTTTTATCATGATTATTCGCTCATCTGGATTTATCATCTCATCAATGATTCGTTCTAAAAATGCTCTTAACTTTTCTTATATCGTTTATTTAGTTCTAAAAGCACAAAAGATTGATTCAAGTCTAATAGAATCCTATGTTCGTAAATGGTTTGTCATGTCTATATTAACTGGAAGATATTCTGGCTCTCCAGAATCTACATTTGATCTGGACATAAAAAGAATCAATGAGTTTGGATTTCCAGAATACTTATCAAAAATCGAATCTGCTGATTTATCAGAGGCGTTTTGGAACTCATCGTTACCACAACAAATGAATACTTCTGTAGCTAGTAGTCCTTATTTCAAAGTTTTCCTGGCATCTCAAGTCAAAGCAAATGATAAAGGATTTTTATCAAAAGATATTACTGTAAGTGACCTTTTACTCCATAAAGGAGACATTCACCACATATTTCCCAAAAAATATCTTCAAAAACACGGCTTAACTCGCGGTCGATATAACCAGATTGCTAATTATGTAATGATGCAGAGTGAAATCAATATTTCTATTGGAGACAAACCCCCGTCTGAATATTTTTTACTCCTTTTAGAGCAAACCAAAGATGGTGCAACTAAGTTTGGTGGAATCAATAATATAGAGCAAATGAGCCATAATTTTTTAAGGCACTGTCTTCCTGATGGTATGGAAACCAAAACTATTGATAATTATAATAATTTTCTAGCCGAACGCCGTAAATTAATGGCAAACAAAATTAAATATTATTACTTTGAATTATAG
- a CDS encoding ISKra4 family transposase (programmed frameshift), whose translation MTPSEKKRIQECVQELSEILYRNTPSDKCETLEEIEKTVREHFLESIGPGMAFFFIKQKTQTNIGKERTIKSSIGKLRLRRRQLEKLGVEAKARISPLLQKCCLCLSANESFSQAEQDLFLLTGMKVGHSTLQRQVYKEKEHLDFPDSSIAINEVCLDGGKVRLRTQTLGKKSEWKDYQAVRLSGVYYGATFQRKEELAAWVNSQVLTNPLVCLGDGHSGVWNFFSRIANTQQRHEILDWFHLKENLFKVGGSLKRLRQGETFLWQGKVSQALALFQQECPRRARKFLAYIEKHRHRLVNYELLQTEYHISIGSGAVESAIKQIDRRLKISGAQWNPTSVTPMLRLRCAYLNGQITA comes from the exons ATGACTCCATCAGAGAAAAAACGGATTCAAGAATGTGTCCAAGAACTATCAGAGATTCTGTATCGCAATACTCCATCGGACAAATGCGAAACCTTAGAGGAGATAGAAAAAACAGTTAGAGAACATTTCTTAGAATCAATTGGACCTGGGATGGCAT TTTTTTTTATCAAACAAAAGACTCAAACAAACATTGGAAAGGAGCGAACCATCAAAAGCTCGATAGGAAAATTACGTTTACGTCGCCGACAACTAGAAAAACTAGGTGTAGAGGCAAAAGCTCGCATCAGTCCTTTACTGCAAAAATGTTGTCTATGTTTGAGTGCCAATGAATCGTTCTCTCAAGCAGAGCAAGATTTGTTTCTACTAACAGGAATGAAAGTCGGGCATAGCACTTTACAAAGACAAGTCTACAAAGAAAAAGAGCATTTAGATTTCCCTGATAGTTCGATAGCCATAAATGAGGTGTGTCTCGACGGAGGCAAAGTTAGGTTGAGAACTCAAACTCTAGGCAAAAAAAGCGAATGGAAAGATTATCAAGCAGTACGTTTATCAGGAGTTTATTATGGAGCAACATTCCAAAGAAAGGAAGAGTTAGCTGCATGGGTCAATTCTCAAGTATTAACGAATCCCTTAGTCTGCTTAGGAGATGGTCATTCAGGAGTGTGGAATTTTTTTAGTCGAATTGCCAACACACAACAACGACATGAAATTTTAGATTGGTTTCATCTCAAAGAAAATTTATTCAAAGTTGGTGGTTCATTAAAACGTCTTCGACAGGGAGAAACTTTTTTATGGCAAGGAAAAGTCTCTCAAGCGCTCGCTTTATTTCAGCAAGAATGCCCTAGACGGGCGCGAAAGTTTTTAGCTTATATCGAAAAACACCGTCATCGTTTAGTTAATTACGAGTTGCTACAAACTGAGTATCATATTTCAATTGGTTCTGGAGCAGTTGAATCAGCCATCAAACAAATCGATCGCCGTCTGAAAATTTCAGGAGCGCAGTGGAATCCTACTTCGGTAACTCCAATGCTACGATTACGATGCGCTTATCTAAATGGACAAATTACTGCTTAG
- a CDS encoding excalibur calcium-binding domain-containing protein: protein MKSIRLLLVTVVFLSIDLWLYKVTLAQECPYDSYAIIGNNCIDLNALAGSSKRPTKRLQNRVQNGRELDFSSNTTNLALEDDTSCSEFNYQDEAQDYLLKYRAYQLDYDANGIACEHLIFRKYGYLSEEDWRVLKEENFYRNDPRSFGHENPLTLSEVQSILGFSGKSKQASGRTSKWIWIDIVNPKRQIEANFVDSLMTEFKGRGFKDKSHYR, encoded by the coding sequence ATGAAGTCAATAAGACTATTGTTAGTTACTGTAGTATTTTTGAGTATTGATTTGTGGCTCTACAAGGTAACTTTAGCTCAAGAATGTCCTTACGATAGCTATGCGATAATTGGTAACAACTGTATAGATTTAAACGCTCTAGCAGGATCGTCGAAGCGACCGACGAAAAGATTGCAAAATCGTGTTCAGAACGGCAGAGAGCTTGATTTTTCCTCAAATACTACCAATCTTGCTTTAGAGGATGACACGAGTTGTAGTGAGTTTAACTATCAAGATGAGGCACAAGATTATTTGTTAAAATATCGTGCCTATCAACTTGATTATGATGCTAACGGTATTGCTTGCGAACATTTAATATTTCGGAAATACGGCTACTTAAGCGAAGAAGATTGGAGAGTTCTGAAGGAAGAAAATTTTTATCGTAACGACCCTCGAAGTTTCGGACATGAAAATCCTTTAACCTTAAGCGAAGTACAAAGCATTCTTGGATTTAGCGGTAAAAGTAAACAAGCTTCAGGCAGAACATCTAAGTGGATTTGGATTGATATCGTAAACCCCAAACGCCAGATTGAGGCAAATTTCGTTGATTCTCTAATGACAGAGTTCAAGGGTCGTGGCTTCAAAGATAAAAGTCATTACCGATAA